In the genome of Bactrocera dorsalis isolate Fly_Bdor unplaced genomic scaffold, ASM2337382v1 BdCtg097, whole genome shotgun sequence, the window AAAAAAGCGGCCACTCACTAATTACATGCGCAAACGCGAGTCTCGCAAGCACCACGATAGCATTTGCGAGGAACACGAGGAAGAAAATGAGGAAGAAGCCGAGGAAGAGGAGCAGTTGCAGGCGGTGACCATAAAGGAGGCGGCAAATTCACCATTGCCGCAATGCGCCAGCACACAAAAGTCAAACATCGACAGTTTGAATCAAaacgcaaaataaaataaaagttccgGATATTTACGACGTGCTACAGTAGACCTTTTTCTCTAAAGGACATGGTAAAAAGAGATTTGCGATtaacaatattataaataattcattatATACTATGGATTTAAAGACGATTTTTCTATAAATGCATTTCAAcgcgtgtatgtatatatgtatgtatttagcaGCTTctacagcacaacaacaatgacactACCATTTTCCGtattttctatacatacatatacatatgtacaagaatatgaaaattaaacaagGAATAATCACAATAATGTTAAAGTAGTAaactaattattatatattaatattcattACCTTACGTTCGAGTACGTGtaacagcaaacaaaaacaagtaacaCACAGATGTATGCATTTCTTTTTACAATCGTATgttttttgcatatttgcatCCTACTGAGAAAAaactggatttttttttatatttactatatatattattattatatgaatacgagaatataataaacattaatATTTGTAGGAGAGAGACTGAATCAGGCAAGTTAATGTTTTCAATATAAACGaaataatttatcatttttattactaaaaccTTCCAAATCAAGATTGTTtactatttaaagaaaaaaaaaataaaaaaaaaatgtgaaaataataaaaaaaacgacaatttacaaagaaaaaaatgcataGACGCAATATATTTTGGAGAGGCGTTAGATCTGTCTATATTAGACAACACATGTAAATAAGTACATGTTATATTATGTGCATATGTCAACTGTATTGATATGGCTTCTTGTTACTGATTATGTTTGTGTACAATTTGGAGCTTTGATAGTTAACATATTTGAAGAAAACgataactaaaatataaatgttgTATCTGTAAGTTGATTATGTAATTATATAGtatgaacaaataaaaaacgaataataataatattaattgaatAAGATAAAACTGGTATTATATTTCatgagttatattttatataagggAAAagcataagtataaatatatattaaatgaatTTGGTCGGGTTATAACGCTTCTCACACTGCTT includes:
- the LOC105224070 gene encoding uncharacterized protein LOC105224070, with the translated sequence MDVWGVFVGDSTMSYGGSVRGNYYRDYEQFPYGSLEHGSSPPSKDSYSKVQEKCRQVKSVKAQKKECPFCKEQKKRPLTNYMRKRESRKHHDSICEEHEEENEEEAEEEEQLQAVTIKEAANSPLPQCASTQKSNIDSLNQNAK